A genomic region of Chitinimonas arctica contains the following coding sequences:
- a CDS encoding ComEA family DNA-binding protein, translated as MKNLLLALVSALASVYVMAVVNLNTATQAELETLKGVGPSKAKAIVDYRQKNGAFKSVDELDNVPGFGKATLDKLRPELTVSGASSSVAKPQEKPAEKPAKPVKAGEKAAKPAEKKP; from the coding sequence ATGAAGAATCTATTGCTAGCCCTCGTCAGTGCCCTTGCAAGTGTTTACGTGATGGCCGTCGTCAACCTCAATACCGCCACCCAGGCCGAACTGGAGACCCTCAAGGGGGTGGGGCCGTCCAAGGCCAAGGCCATCGTGGACTACAGGCAGAAGAACGGCGCCTTCAAGTCGGTGGACGAGCTGGATAACGTGCCGGGCTTCGGCAAGGCCACCTTGGATAAGCTGCGGCCGGAGCTCACGGTGTCGGGTGCGTCGTCGAGTGTCGCCAAGCCGCAGGAAAAGCCAGCCGAGAAACCGGCGAAGCCCGTGAAAGCGGGGGAGAAGGCGGCCAAGCCGGCGGAAAAGAAGCCTTGA
- a CDS encoding NAD+ synthase, translating to MKIAVAQFNAKVGDLAGNTDQILRLITEARAARADILLVPELAIAGYPPEDLLLRPSFYQACNEQLDRLLDAADDVTLIVGHPMQLGEERFNAVTVMRDGNFLARGQKMVLPNNEVFDECRYFTPGALPCIYEQRCHDGSVVTVGVPICEDIWHVEPASEAAEMGAQILLVPNASPFHVGKEGVRQSIVRQRIEETGLPIVYCNWVGGQDELVFDGSSFAMNRAGELVARLPGFVPATAMLTFQDGDIQPGEIAPELPAEAAIYEALKLATRDYIVKNGFPGVIIGLSGGIDSALTLAIAVDALGADQVRAVMMPSRYTADISLEDSRDMVARLGVQYDEIDIEPMFEAFGTALAGQFAGLPPDATEENLQSRTRGVLLMALSNKTGRLVLTTGNKSEMTTGYATLYGDMAGGYAVLKDIAKTLVYRLSAYRNTVSDIIPDRIITRPPSAELRDNQVDQDSLPPYEILDDIMARYVERNESMADIIAAGHTEKDVLRVVKLLKVNEYKRRQAAVGARITPRSFGKDWRYPITNGFFR from the coding sequence ATGAAAATCGCCGTAGCCCAATTCAATGCCAAAGTCGGCGACCTCGCCGGCAATACCGACCAGATCCTGCGGCTGATCACGGAAGCGCGCGCCGCCCGGGCCGATATCCTGCTGGTGCCGGAACTCGCCATCGCCGGCTATCCGCCCGAGGACCTGCTGCTGCGCCCCAGCTTCTACCAGGCATGCAATGAACAGCTGGACCGCCTGCTGGATGCCGCCGACGATGTCACCCTGATCGTCGGCCACCCCATGCAGCTGGGCGAGGAACGCTTCAATGCAGTCACCGTCATGCGCGACGGCAATTTCCTTGCCCGCGGCCAGAAGATGGTATTGCCCAATAACGAGGTATTCGACGAGTGCCGTTACTTCACCCCGGGCGCCCTCCCCTGCATCTATGAACAGCGCTGCCACGACGGCAGCGTGGTCACCGTGGGCGTACCGATCTGCGAAGACATCTGGCATGTGGAACCGGCCTCCGAGGCAGCCGAAATGGGTGCCCAGATCCTGCTGGTGCCCAATGCCTCGCCTTTCCATGTCGGCAAGGAAGGCGTGCGCCAGTCCATCGTCCGCCAGCGGATCGAAGAGACCGGCCTGCCCATCGTCTATTGCAACTGGGTAGGCGGCCAGGATGAATTGGTATTCGACGGCAGCAGCTTCGCCATGAACCGCGCTGGCGAACTGGTGGCACGGCTGCCGGGCTTCGTCCCCGCCACGGCCATGCTGACCTTCCAGGACGGCGATATCCAGCCGGGCGAGATCGCCCCGGAGCTACCCGCCGAGGCGGCCATCTATGAAGCCCTCAAGCTGGCCACCCGCGACTACATCGTCAAAAACGGCTTTCCCGGTGTCATCATCGGCCTGTCGGGCGGTATCGACTCGGCCCTGACCCTGGCCATCGCGGTGGACGCCCTGGGCGCCGACCAGGTCCGCGCCGTCATGATGCCCTCGCGCTACACTGCAGACATCAGCCTGGAGGACTCGCGCGATATGGTTGCCCGGCTGGGGGTGCAATACGACGAGATCGATATCGAACCGATGTTCGAAGCCTTCGGCACGGCGCTGGCCGGCCAATTCGCCGGCCTGCCGCCGGACGCCACCGAGGAAAACCTGCAGAGCCGCACCCGTGGCGTACTGTTGATGGCCCTCTCGAACAAGACCGGCCGCCTGGTGCTGACCACCGGCAACAAATCCGAGATGACCACCGGCTATGCCACGCTATACGGCGATATGGCCGGCGGTTACGCGGTATTGAAGGATATCGCCAAGACCCTGGTCTATCGCCTGTCGGCCTATCGCAATACCGTCTCGGACATCATTCCCGACCGCATCATCACCCGGCCGCCTTCGGCCGAGTTGCGCGACAACCAGGTCGACCAGGACAGCCTGCCGCCCTATGAGATCCTCGATGACATCATGGCGCGCTACGTGGAGCGCAACGAATCGATGGCCGACATCATCGCTGCCGGCCATACCGAAAAGGACGTGCTGCGGGTGGTCAAGCTGCTGAAGGTCAACGAATACAAACGCCGCCAAGCCGCCGTCGGCGCCCGCATCACCCCGCGCAGCTTCGGCAAGGACTGGCGCTATCCGATTACCAACGGCTTTTTCAGATAG
- a CDS encoding LemA family protein, with product MPLLILIALLVVVLIHMSMRYNRLVALRHEMQHSWADIETLLAQRQALLRELVEGCRRARTEPASLDGLLEVCAAAAMARESHDMVRLGEAETRLRACLAELRRDIGLDSPEIDRLDATLAEQAEGYNQLVALHNLRIEQFPDVLVAHLFAFSPAQAWRFATGARPAALLEQSISSGR from the coding sequence ATGCCCTTGCTGATACTGATCGCCTTGTTGGTGGTAGTGCTGATCCATATGTCGATGCGCTACAACCGGCTGGTCGCATTGCGGCACGAAATGCAGCACAGCTGGGCCGATATCGAAACGCTACTGGCCCAGCGGCAGGCGCTGCTGCGCGAATTGGTGGAAGGTTGCCGGCGCGCCCGCACCGAGCCGGCCAGCCTGGATGGCTTGCTGGAAGTTTGCGCGGCGGCGGCCATGGCCCGCGAATCGCACGATATGGTCCGGCTGGGCGAAGCGGAAACCCGCCTGCGTGCCTGCCTGGCCGAACTGCGCCGCGATATCGGCCTGGACAGCCCCGAAATCGACCGCCTGGACGCAACCCTGGCCGAACAGGCCGAAGGCTACAACCAGCTGGTTGCCCTGCATAATCTGCGCATCGAGCAATTCCCCGACGTCCTGGTCGCCCACCTATTCGCATTTTCGCCCGCCCAGGCCTGGCGTTTCGCCACCGGTGCGCGCCCCGCGGCATTGCTCGAACAGTCCATTTCTTCCGGCCGATAG
- a CDS encoding SAM-dependent methyltransferase, producing MSTGTLYLVPAPLGDGPLEAILPADVRATANRIAHWVAENAKTARRFLKLYGPERMMADLSMHELNEHTRDAELAGLLAPLLAGHDVGVISEAGCPGVADPGAKLVRLAHSHGIRVVPLVGPSSILLALMAAGASGQRFRFHGYLPIEPGPRQDKLRELERDSAKLDEAQLFIETPYRNDAMVDAILQACRPTSQLTVARDLSCAEELIVSRSVARWKSEARPELKKRPAMFVLYAGK from the coding sequence ATGAGCACCGGCACACTCTATCTCGTCCCCGCCCCGCTGGGCGACGGCCCGCTGGAAGCGATCCTCCCGGCCGATGTACGCGCTACCGCCAATCGCATTGCGCATTGGGTGGCCGAGAACGCCAAGACCGCCCGGCGCTTCCTCAAACTCTACGGCCCGGAACGGATGATGGCCGACCTGAGCATGCACGAGCTGAACGAACATACCCGCGATGCCGAGCTGGCGGGCCTGCTGGCGCCCTTGCTGGCCGGCCATGACGTGGGCGTGATCTCCGAAGCCGGTTGCCCCGGCGTGGCCGACCCCGGCGCCAAGCTGGTACGCCTGGCCCATAGCCATGGCATCCGGGTGGTTCCGCTGGTCGGACCGTCCTCCATCCTGCTGGCCCTGATGGCGGCAGGCGCCAGCGGCCAACGCTTTCGCTTCCACGGCTACCTGCCGATCGAGCCGGGTCCGCGCCAGGATAAATTGCGCGAGCTGGAACGCGATTCGGCCAAGCTGGACGAAGCGCAGCTGTTTATCGAAACACCTTATCGCAACGACGCCATGGTGGATGCCATCCTGCAAGCCTGCCGTCCAACCAGCCAACTTACCGTGGCGCGCGACCTCAGCTGCGCGGAGGAACTGATCGTCTCGCGCAGCGTGGCGCGCTGGAAAAGCGAAGCCCGCCCCGAACTGAAGAAACGGCCGGCCATGTTTGTCCTTTACGCCGGCAAATAG
- a CDS encoding Maf family protein, whose amino-acid sequence MTAPTLVLGSTSPYRRELLARLGVAFEVAAPDCDETPLPGESAAATASRLARLKALSLAGRFPQALIIGSDQVALLHGEQLGKPGNYERAFAQLSAMRGQTIVFHTALALHHAASGRTQETVVPWRITMRDYSDEEIATYLRREQPYDCAGSAKTEGLGIAMIASMEGSDPAAIIGLPLIELCRMLREEGFPLL is encoded by the coding sequence ATGACCGCACCCACACTTGTTCTTGGCTCCACCTCTCCCTATCGACGCGAATTGCTGGCCCGCCTGGGCGTCGCGTTCGAAGTGGCCGCCCCCGATTGCGACGAAACGCCGCTCCCCGGCGAATCGGCCGCCGCCACCGCCTCGCGCCTGGCGCGTCTGAAGGCGCTGTCGCTGGCCGGCCGCTTTCCTCAGGCCCTGATCATCGGTTCCGACCAGGTGGCGCTTTTGCACGGCGAACAACTGGGCAAACCCGGCAATTACGAGCGCGCCTTCGCGCAACTCAGTGCCATGCGCGGCCAAACCATCGTCTTCCATACCGCCCTGGCGCTGCACCATGCCGCCAGCGGCCGTACCCAGGAGACGGTGGTGCCATGGCGGATCACCATGCGCGATTATAGCGATGAGGAGATCGCCACTTACCTGCGGCGGGAACAGCCCTACGATTGCGCCGGCAGCGCCAAGACCGAAGGCCTGGGCATCGCCATGATCGCAAGCATGGAAGGCAGCGATCCGGCGGCCATCATCGGCCTGCCCCTGATCGAACTGTGCCGCATGCTGCGCGAGGAAGGCTTTCCCCTGCTATGA
- a CDS encoding YceD family protein: MSDHTFDSGEFARREQTLQGEYPLAELPRVYAEIQVGGPVQYVLVGGTDKYRRYSLDLGLKACLELKCQRCLKPLEFDLDVSTRFTLFGRQETLDAAEADDEDLEGMLMEREFSLRNLIEDEIFLSLPFAPLHDECEENAATDTAIAPKKPNPFAVLADLKGKLQRGED; this comes from the coding sequence ATGTCAGACCATACCTTCGATAGCGGCGAATTTGCCCGCCGGGAACAGACACTTCAGGGCGAATATCCCCTGGCCGAGTTGCCGCGAGTGTACGCCGAGATCCAGGTGGGCGGGCCGGTGCAGTATGTACTGGTGGGCGGCACCGACAAGTATCGGCGCTACTCGCTTGATCTGGGTCTGAAGGCCTGTCTGGAATTGAAGTGCCAGCGCTGCCTCAAGCCGCTGGAATTCGATCTGGATGTGTCGACGCGCTTTACCCTTTTCGGCCGGCAAGAAACGCTGGATGCAGCGGAAGCCGACGATGAGGATCTGGAAGGCATGCTGATGGAACGCGAGTTCAGTCTGCGTAACCTGATAGAAGATGAGATTTTCCTGTCGCTGCCGTTTGCGCCCTTGCATGATGAATGCGAGGAAAATGCGGCGACAGACACGGCCATCGCGCCGAAGAAGCCGAACCCGTTTGCCGTGCTGGCGGATTTAAAAGGCAAGTTGCAGCGCGGCGAAGACTAA
- the rpmF gene encoding 50S ribosomal protein L32 — protein sequence MAVQQNKKSPSKRGMHRAHDFLTAPALAIEPSTGEAHLRHHISPNGFYRGRRVIKAKGE from the coding sequence ATGGCCGTTCAACAGAACAAAAAATCCCCGTCCAAGCGCGGCATGCATCGCGCTCACGACTTCCTGACCGCACCTGCGCTGGCCATCGAGCCAAGCACCGGTGAAGCCCATCTGCGTCACCACATCAGCCCTAACGGCTTCTACCGTGGTCGTCGCGTGATCAAGGCCAAGGGCGAATAA
- the plsX gene encoding phosphate acyltransferase PlsX — MEITVSIDAMGGDHGAHVTVPAALKFLKAHPDVNVVLVGLGDAIEAELKARHASAGPRLRVHHASEVVAMDEAPQLALKNKKDSSMRVAINLVKTGEAHACVSAGNTGALMATARFVLKMLPGIERPAIAKMLPTMRGSSCVLDLGANVDCTPAQLYQFGVMGAMLFGALNHRDNPSVGLLNIGSEEIKGNDAVKEAAELLRASKLNFYGNVEGDDIYKGTVDVVVCDGFTGNVALKTSEGLAKMIGQFLREEFSKSWWRKLIAVVAAPVLLSFRHRMDPRRLNGASLLGLRGIVVKSHGGADSFAFYCALEQALEEARSGVLHKITETLASHTALTATPAEPE; from the coding sequence ATGGAAATAACAGTCTCGATCGATGCAATGGGCGGCGATCATGGTGCGCATGTCACCGTGCCGGCCGCGCTCAAATTCCTCAAGGCCCATCCCGATGTCAACGTGGTGTTGGTCGGGCTGGGCGATGCCATCGAGGCGGAGCTGAAGGCCCGCCATGCGAGCGCGGGCCCGCGCCTGCGCGTACACCATGCCAGCGAGGTGGTGGCGATGGATGAAGCGCCGCAGCTGGCCTTGAAGAACAAGAAGGATTCCTCCATGCGCGTCGCCATCAACCTGGTAAAGACGGGCGAGGCGCATGCGTGCGTTTCGGCCGGCAATACCGGCGCCCTGATGGCAACCGCCCGTTTTGTGCTGAAGATGCTGCCGGGTATCGAACGTCCGGCCATCGCCAAGATGTTGCCGACCATGCGCGGTTCCAGCTGTGTGCTGGACCTGGGCGCCAATGTCGATTGCACGCCTGCCCAGCTCTACCAGTTCGGCGTGATGGGGGCCATGCTGTTCGGCGCGCTCAACCACCGCGATAACCCGTCGGTGGGCCTGCTCAATATCGGCTCGGAAGAGATCAAGGGCAACGATGCGGTGAAGGAGGCGGCTGAATTGCTGCGCGCCTCCAAGTTGAATTTCTACGGCAATGTCGAAGGCGACGATATCTACAAGGGCACCGTCGATGTGGTCGTATGCGACGGCTTTACCGGCAATGTCGCGTTGAAGACATCAGAGGGCCTGGCCAAGATGATCGGTCAGTTCCTCCGCGAGGAATTCTCCAAGAGCTGGTGGCGTAAATTGATCGCCGTGGTGGCCGCGCCGGTGTTGCTGAGCTTCCGCCACCGCATGGACCCCCGCCGCCTGAACGGCGCCAGCCTGCTCGGTTTGCGCGGCATCGTGGTGAAGAGCCATGGCGGTGCCGACAGCTTTGCCTTTTATTGCGCTTTGGAGCAGGCGCTGGAAGAAGCGCGCTCCGGCGTGCTGCACAAGATTACCGAAACCCTGGCCAGCCACACGGCCTTGACCGCCACTCCGGCGGAACCCGAATGA
- a CDS encoding beta-ketoacyl-ACP synthase III, which produces MPYSRIVGTGSYLPARILSNAELAQQVDTSDEWIVSRTGIRQRHIAADDELTSDLALKASLAALASAGVAPAELDLIIVATTTPDVVFPGTACILQDKLGVHGCPAFDVQAVCAGFVYALTTADQYIRTGMAKTVLVVGAEVFSRILNWEDRATCVLFGDGAGAVVLKASEEPGVLVCKLKADGRYRHILTTPASIMHGDVSGKPFLHMDGPAVFKFAVKALAELATETLAAAGLPQSELDWLVPHQANLRIIESTAKHLGLSMDKVVVTLDRHGNTSAASIPLAFDEAAKAGRFKPGELLLLEGIGGGFAWGSVLLRW; this is translated from the coding sequence GTGCCGTATTCCCGTATCGTGGGGACGGGCAGCTACCTGCCCGCCCGTATCCTCAGCAATGCCGAACTCGCCCAGCAAGTCGATACCAGCGACGAGTGGATCGTCAGCCGTACCGGCATCCGCCAGCGCCATATCGCGGCCGACGACGAACTGACCAGCGACCTGGCCCTCAAGGCCAGCCTGGCGGCCCTGGCGTCCGCCGGCGTGGCGCCCGCCGAACTGGACCTGATCATTGTCGCCACCACCACGCCCGATGTGGTGTTTCCAGGCACCGCCTGCATCCTGCAGGACAAGCTGGGCGTGCATGGCTGCCCGGCATTCGACGTGCAGGCGGTGTGCGCCGGTTTCGTCTATGCATTGACCACGGCCGATCAATACATCCGCACCGGTATGGCCAAGACGGTGCTGGTGGTGGGGGCGGAAGTATTCTCGCGCATTCTCAACTGGGAAGATCGCGCCACCTGCGTGCTGTTCGGCGATGGTGCCGGCGCGGTCGTGCTGAAGGCGTCGGAGGAGCCCGGCGTACTGGTCTGCAAGCTCAAGGCGGATGGGCGCTACCGCCATATCCTCACCACCCCGGCCAGCATCATGCATGGCGATGTCAGCGGCAAACCCTTCCTGCATATGGATGGACCGGCGGTGTTCAAGTTCGCCGTCAAGGCCTTGGCCGAATTGGCCACCGAAACGCTGGCCGCCGCCGGCCTGCCGCAGTCCGAGCTCGATTGGCTGGTGCCGCACCAGGCCAATCTGCGAATAATCGAGTCGACCGCCAAGCATTTGGGCCTCAGTATGGACAAGGTCGTGGTGACGCTGGACCGGCACGGCAATACCTCGGCGGCGTCGATTCCGCTGGCTTTCGACGAAGCGGCCAAAGCTGGCCGATTCAAGCCTGGCGAGCTCCTGCTGCTGGAAGGCATAGGCGGAGGATTCGCCTGGGGATCGGTACTGCTGCGTTGGTAG
- a CDS encoding glutathione S-transferase family protein: MFKIYGSPFSNYHNKVKLALLEKGVAFEEVTTAPSRRDDFLARCPTGKIPFFEVAGGGFCESQAALEYLEECYPAVPLLPADALARAKVRELIQVLEQDVELVARRLLRHAQFGAPLAEAVKEEVAVQLDAGLASFGRLASFSPWVMGDTFTLADCAAAVHIPLTTRITTAVYGRDWFADLPVAAYLAQMKLRPAYQAVRADLAAAKAARQDADKTRK, encoded by the coding sequence GTGTTCAAGATCTACGGTTCGCCGTTTTCGAATTACCACAATAAGGTCAAGCTCGCCCTGCTGGAAAAGGGCGTGGCCTTCGAGGAGGTCACCACCGCGCCATCGCGCCGGGACGACTTCCTGGCCCGTTGCCCCACCGGCAAGATCCCGTTCTTCGAGGTGGCCGGCGGCGGCTTCTGTGAAAGCCAGGCCGCCCTGGAGTACCTGGAAGAATGCTATCCGGCCGTCCCGCTGCTGCCGGCCGACGCGCTGGCCCGGGCCAAGGTGCGCGAGCTGATCCAGGTGCTGGAGCAGGACGTGGAGCTGGTGGCGCGCCGCCTGCTGCGCCATGCCCAGTTCGGCGCCCCCCTGGCCGAGGCGGTGAAGGAGGAGGTCGCCGTCCAGCTGGATGCCGGCCTCGCTTCGTTCGGCCGTCTGGCAAGCTTTTCTCCCTGGGTGATGGGCGACACCTTCACCCTGGCCGATTGCGCCGCTGCGGTGCATATACCGCTTACCACCCGGATTACCACGGCAGTCTATGGTCGCGACTGGTTCGCCGATCTGCCGGTGGCCGCCTATCTGGCCCAAATGAAACTACGTCCGGCCTACCAGGCCGTGCGTGCCGACCTGGCCGCCGCCAAAGCTGCGCGGCAGGATGCGGACAAGACAAGGAAATGA
- the fabD gene encoding ACP S-malonyltransferase, whose amino-acid sequence MKLAFVFPGQGSQALGMLNAYADLPVVRDTLAEASAALGFDLAAMIADGPREALDATVNTQPAMLAAGVATYRAWLASGGRVPDVLAGHSLGEYAALVAAGALDFADAIRLVRLRAEAMQDAVPVGQGGMAAILGLDDDAIRAACAEAAQGDVVEAVNYNSPGQVVIAGSRAAVDRACEACKALGAKRALPLPVSVPAHCALMLPAATRLATALAGIEVRAPGIPVIHNADVAAYDDPAQIKDALARQLHSPVRWVETITLLANQGVTLVVECGPGKVLAGLNKRIVAGLNSVALTEPAAFDTLKAAL is encoded by the coding sequence GTGAAACTCGCATTCGTCTTCCCCGGCCAGGGCTCGCAGGCCCTGGGCATGCTCAACGCCTACGCCGATCTGCCGGTCGTGCGCGATACCCTCGCCGAAGCGAGCGCCGCGCTCGGTTTTGATCTGGCCGCCATGATCGCCGACGGTCCGCGTGAAGCACTGGATGCCACGGTGAACACCCAGCCGGCCATGCTGGCCGCGGGTGTAGCCACCTATCGTGCCTGGCTGGCCAGCGGCGGCCGCGTACCGGATGTACTGGCCGGACACAGCCTCGGTGAATATGCCGCCCTGGTGGCGGCCGGCGCCCTGGATTTCGCCGATGCCATCCGCCTGGTCAGGCTACGGGCCGAAGCCATGCAGGATGCCGTGCCGGTCGGGCAGGGCGGCATGGCCGCCATCCTGGGGCTGGACGATGACGCCATCCGGGCGGCCTGCGCCGAAGCGGCCCAGGGCGACGTGGTGGAGGCGGTCAACTACAACTCGCCTGGCCAAGTGGTCATTGCCGGCAGCCGTGCCGCCGTCGATCGCGCCTGCGAGGCCTGTAAGGCCCTTGGCGCCAAGCGTGCGCTACCCTTGCCTGTGTCGGTGCCGGCGCATTGCGCGCTGATGCTGCCGGCCGCTACCCGGCTGGCGACGGCGCTGGCCGGGATCGAAGTCCGTGCGCCGGGCATCCCGGTGATCCACAACGCCGATGTCGCCGCCTACGACGACCCGGCCCAAATCAAGGATGCGCTGGCGCGCCAGCTGCACAGTCCGGTACGCTGGGTGGAAACGATCACCCTGCTGGCGAACCAAGGCGTGACGCTGGTGGTCGAATGTGGGCCCGGCAAGGTATTGGCCGGTTTGAACAAACGTATCGTCGCAGGCCTGAACAGCGTCGCGCTGACCGAGCCCGCCGCCTTCGACACCCTCAAGGCCGCACTTTGA
- the fabG gene encoding 3-oxoacyl-ACP reductase FabG, whose protein sequence is MRRMSLQGKVALVTGASRGIGRAIAETLARDGATVIGTATSAAGAQAITDYLQAAGLGGIGLALDVNDSAAVEAALAEIEKQHGPIALLVNNAGITRDQLLMRMKEDDWDAVLDTNLRSVYRLSKAVLRGMMKARWGRIISIASVVGSAGSAGQTNYAAAKAGMMGFTKSLAREVGSRNITVNCVAPGFIDTDMTAGLADDYKQKLLTQIPLERLGQPQEIADAVGFLASDKAAYVTGTTLHVNGGMFMN, encoded by the coding sequence ATACGACGCATGTCTCTGCAAGGCAAAGTCGCGCTGGTTACCGGCGCATCGCGCGGCATCGGTCGTGCCATCGCCGAAACGCTGGCGCGCGATGGGGCGACCGTGATCGGCACCGCCACCAGCGCAGCCGGCGCACAAGCCATTACGGACTATCTGCAGGCCGCCGGCCTGGGTGGCATCGGCCTGGCGCTGGACGTCAACGACAGCGCCGCCGTCGAAGCGGCCCTGGCCGAGATCGAAAAGCAACACGGTCCTATCGCTTTACTGGTCAACAACGCCGGCATCACGCGCGATCAATTGCTGATGCGCATGAAGGAAGACGACTGGGATGCAGTGCTGGATACCAATCTCCGTTCGGTATATCGGCTGTCCAAAGCGGTATTGCGTGGCATGATGAAGGCCCGCTGGGGCCGCATCATCAGTATTGCCTCGGTGGTCGGCAGCGCCGGCTCGGCGGGGCAAACCAACTACGCCGCCGCCAAGGCTGGCATGATGGGTTTCACCAAGTCGCTGGCACGCGAGGTGGGAAGCCGCAATATCACGGTGAACTGCGTGGCGCCCGGCTTTATCGATACCGATATGACGGCGGGCCTCGCGGACGACTACAAGCAGAAGCTGTTGACCCAGATTCCGCTGGAGCGGCTGGGCCAACCACAGGAGATCGCCGATGCGGTCGGTTTCCTCGCCAGCGACAAAGCTGCTTACGTGACCGGCACCACGCTGCACGTGAACGGCGGCATGTTTATGAATTAA
- the acpP gene encoding acyl carrier protein, producing MENIEQRVKKIVAEQLGVNEADIKIDSSFVEDLGADSLDTVELVMALEEEFECEIPDEEAEKITNVQQAIDYVKGHPAK from the coding sequence ATGGAAAATATCGAACAACGCGTGAAGAAGATCGTCGCCGAGCAATTGGGCGTCAACGAAGCCGACATCAAAATCGACTCCTCTTTCGTTGAAGACCTGGGTGCCGACTCCCTCGACACCGTTGAACTCGTGATGGCGCTCGAAGAAGAATTCGAGTGCGAAATTCCGGATGAAGAAGCCGAAAAGATCACCAATGTTCAGCAGGCCATCGACTACGTCAAGGGTCACCCGGCTAAGTAA
- the fabF gene encoding beta-ketoacyl-ACP synthase II, whose protein sequence is MSKRRVVVTGLGLISPIGNDVATGWGNLLAGMSGVSRITRFDASDLACQIAAEVKGFDVSQYMSAKDARRMDLFMHYGIAAAFQAVADAGLDDAGIDPNRIGVNIGSGIGGLGMIEDTDGVLREQGPRKVTPFFIPGTIINMVAGQVSIMKGFRGPTYGIVSACTTGAHCIGDAARMIQYGDADVMVAGGAESAITRLGIAGFASARAMSTRNDDPATASRPWDTGRDGFVMGEGAGVLVLEEYEHAKKRGATIYAELAGFGMSSDAYHMTAPSEDGEGAARGMSNALKDAGLNADQVQYVNAHGTSTPLGDLAETVAIKRCFGDHAGKLAVNSTKSMVGHLLGGAGGVEAVYSALAIHHQVSPPTINLHDQDPACDLDYVANTAREMRIDVAMSNSFGFGGTNGTLVFKRV, encoded by the coding sequence ATGTCCAAACGCAGAGTCGTCGTTACCGGCCTGGGTCTTATTTCGCCAATCGGCAACGACGTCGCCACCGGCTGGGGCAATCTGCTCGCCGGGATGTCCGGTGTCAGCCGCATCACCCGCTTCGACGCCAGCGACCTGGCCTGCCAGATCGCCGCCGAAGTAAAGGGTTTCGATGTAAGCCAGTACATGTCGGCCAAGGATGCACGCCGCATGGACCTGTTCATGCATTACGGCATTGCCGCCGCTTTCCAGGCCGTGGCCGACGCCGGCCTGGACGATGCCGGCATCGATCCGAACCGTATCGGCGTCAATATCGGCTCGGGCATCGGCGGCTTGGGCATGATAGAAGACACCGACGGTGTCCTCCGCGAGCAGGGCCCGCGCAAGGTCACACCGTTTTTCATTCCCGGCACCATCATCAATATGGTGGCGGGCCAGGTATCGATCATGAAGGGCTTTCGCGGCCCTACCTATGGCATCGTCTCGGCCTGTACCACCGGTGCGCATTGCATCGGCGACGCAGCCCGCATGATCCAGTACGGCGATGCGGACGTGATGGTGGCGGGTGGGGCGGAAAGCGCCATTACCCGGTTGGGCATCGCCGGCTTTGCCTCGGCACGGGCGATGTCCACCCGCAACGATGACCCGGCCACGGCCTCGCGTCCCTGGGATACCGGCCGCGACGGCTTTGTGATGGGCGAGGGTGCCGGTGTGCTGGTGCTGGAAGAGTACGAACACGCCAAGAAGCGTGGCGCCACCATCTATGCCGAACTGGCCGGTTTTGGCATGAGCAGCGATGCCTACCATATGACCGCTCCCAGCGAAGACGGCGAAGGCGCCGCGCGCGGCATGAGCAATGCACTCAAGGACGCCGGCCTCAACGCCGACCAGGTGCAGTACGTGAATGCGCACGGGACCTCCACGCCGCTGGGCGACCTGGCCGAAACCGTCGCCATCAAGCGCTGCTTCGGCGACCACGCCGGCAAGCTGGCGGTGAACTCGACCAAGTCCATGGTTGGCCATCTCCTGGGCGGGGCAGGGGGCGTTGAAGCGGTGTACTCCGCCTTGGCCATCCACCATCAGGTCAGCCCGCCCACCATCAATCTGCATGACCAGGACCCGGCCTGCGATCTCGACTACGTGGCCAACACGGCGCGCGAGATGCGGATCGATGTTGCCATGTCCAACTCCTTCGGCTTTGGCGGTACCAACGGTACGCTGGTGTTCAAGCGGGTTTAA